The nucleotide window GAAGCCAACACCCACAACAACATCGGCGCCGTGTACTACGGGCTCGGGGACGCGCAGCAGGCCCTGGACTACTACCGGCAGGCTCTGCCCATCGCCCGGGAGGTCGGCGACCGCGTCGGCGAAGCCACCACCCTCTCCAGCATCGGCGTCCTATACGACGGGCTCGGGGACGCGCAGCAGGCCCTGGACTACTACCGGCAGGCTCTGCCCATCGCCCGGGAGGTCGGCGACCGCGTCGGCGAAGCCACCACCCTCAACAGCATCGGCGCCGTGTGCTACGGGCTCGGGGACGCGCAGCAGGCCCTGGACTACTACCAGCAGACGCTGCCCATCCTGCCGGCAGGTCGGCGACCGCGCCAGCGAAGCCACCACCAGGTACAACCTCGCGATGATCCACCGGGCGGAACGGAATCTCGACGAGGCAGTCGGCGAGCTGGAGATCGTCGTCGACCTCGACCGCCAAGTCGGCCACCCGGACCTTGAATCCGACATCGCCACGCTCGAACAGGTACGCCAAGAACAAGCAAGAAGTCGAAGAGCGACCTGATCACTCGGTCAATCGGCACGGCCGAACCCCCGACCAGACGCGACTGGCCGGTATCCCGGGCGGGCGTCGTCCCCGGCGCACCCGGTGCCGATTCTGGCCGATCCGTGGCCGGGCATCCCGGTGCGGGGTCGCGGGGCGGCGGCCCGGGCAGAGGCGTGCTGGTCGCCGATCGCGCCGGGGCTGACTCCGCACGGGCTGCGGCACTCGTACAAGACGCTCATGGTCGAGCTGGGCACGCCGGCCAAACTGATGGACCGCCAGATGGGTCACGATGACGGGTCTGTGCAGGCGCGCTATGAGCACGTCACGGCTGGGATGGTCGATCGGCTCCTGGAGGGACTCACCGGGCTGTGGGCGTCAGCGTTGGTCGCCCGGCGACAGATCTCGGCGGGCTCCCCGGTGGCGGCGCTTGATCGCTTGCTTCGGCAGGAGGCGGGGGGTGACCGCGCAAGATCTTCTCCCAGATTTCTCCCAGCGGGGCGTGGGAGAAGCGGAAGGCCCGGCCTCCGCGAACGGTAGACCGGGCCTGACCTGCACTTTCTTGGTCGGGGTGGCCGGATTTGAACCGACGGCCTCTTCGTCCCGAACGAAGCGCGCTACCAAGCTGCGCCACACCCCGAGCGTGCTCAGCAATACTAGCGGACGGTCCGGCGGTCGCGAAATCGGTATCCCGTGGCCGGGAAAGTGCAGGTCAGCGGGGTGTCAGGGTGAGGACGGTGGCCTCCGGGCGGCAGGCGAATCGGATGGGGGCGGTCGGGTGGGTGCCGAGGCCCGCCGAGACGTGGAGCCAGGCTTCCGAGCCGGGCCAGCGGTGCAGGCCCTTGGCCATCGCGTGGGGGAGGTCGCAGTTCGTGGTGAGGGCGCCGTAGCCGGGTACGCAGACCTGGCCGCCGTGGGTGTGGCCGGCCAGTAGGAGGTTGAAGCCGTCCGCCGCCATCGGGTCCAGGACCCGGGAGGCCGGGGTGTGTGTCACGCCGATGTGCAGGTCGGCGTCGGCGGTGACCGGGCCGGCCACCGAGGGGTAGTCGTCCCGGTCGATGTGGGGGTCGTCGACGCCGGCCAGTTCGATCGAGCGGCCGCCGGCCTTGATGGTGGTTCTCGCGTTGTTCAGGTCTGCCCAGCCGGCGTCTACGAAGGCCGCGCGGAGGTCCTCGGCGGGCAGGTCCTCGCCCTGCTGGTACTCGCGTTCCGGGAGCAGGTACTGGAGGGGGTTCTTCCAGATCGGGCCGCGGTAGTCGTTCGAGCCGAAGACGAAGGCGCCGGGTAGGCCGAGGAACGGGTCCAGTGCGCGCAGGACTCCGGGGATGGCGTCCGGTGCGGCCATGTTGTCGCCGGTGACGACGACCAGGTCCGGGTCGGTGCCGCCGAGCGCGGCCACCCAGTCCTGCTTGCGGCGCTGCTCCGGCATCATGTGCAGGTCCGAAATGTGCAGGATGCGCAGCGGTTCGGCGTCGGGTTCCAGCACCGGTACGTCGAAGCGGCGCAGGGTGAACATGTTGCGTTCGACCAGGGAGGCGTAGGCGAAGGTGGCGCCACCGACGGCGGTGATGCCGGCGGCCAGGGCGATAAGGGAGCGCTTGCGCATGACGGCCAGAGTAGTTTGGTCGTCCATGGGAACGCTGAAAGACCGCCTGAAGGATGACCTCCACACTGCCATGAAAGGGCGCGACGAGCTGACCACGTCGACGCTGCGGATGGCGTTGACCGCCGTGAGTAACGCGGAGACGGCCGGGGACGCCGCGAAGGTCCTCAGCGACGATGAGGTGCTCGCCGTGTTGGCCAAGGAGGCGAAGAAGCGGCGGGAGGCCGCGAACGCCTTCGCGGGGGCCGGGCGCACCGATCAGGCCGCCAAGGAGAACGCCGAGGGCGAGATCCTGGACCGGTACCTGCCCGTGCAGCTCACCGACGAGGAGATCGACGGGCTGGTCGCGGACGCGCTGGGTGCGGGCGGCTTCACCGGCAAGGCGCAGATGGGGCCGGCCATGAAGGCGGCGCAGGCCGCGGTCGCCGGGCGGGCCGAGGGTGGCCGGGTCGCGGCGGCCGTGCGCAGGCGGCTGGGCTGAGGGCGGCCGCCGGACGGCGGCACCGGAACTGAAGCGGGCGGGTCACCCTGAGGTGACCCGCCCGCGTTGTCATCTTCGGCCCGGTGGCTTGGGCTTCTTCGGATCGTCCGGGGCCCCGGGTTCCTTGCCGGTGCCCTTGCTGATCTCGATGCTGACGTAGCCGCCCTTGATGGTCCGGCCGCTCGGGTTCGTGCCCGCGACCGTGCCCTTCGGGCAGTTCGACTCGACCTCGGTGTTGTCGACCGAGGCGGTGAAGCCGGCGCCCTCGATCCGGGCCAGCGCCCCGGCGACGGTCGCGCATTCCACGTCCGGGATCGAGCGCTGGTCGCCCTCGGAGATCTTTCTGCTGCCCGGCTTCTTGAACTCGACCTTCGTCTTGCCCTTGAGGAAGTCGTCCATCGTGTCCCAGACCGCGGGGTTCACGATGGCGTGCAGCATGCGGTCCTTGTGGTCCTGGTAGTCCGGGTTGACCAGGTAGCCGGCGATCGCCAGCGAGCTGCTGCCGATGATCAGCGCGGCGGTCTTGTCGTGGTCGGTGGTGCCGGACTTGCCGTAGATCGGGTGCCGGATCGTGTAGTAGGCCTGCGCCGCCGTACGGCTGCCGCCGCAGCTGCCGAGCTGCGGGCTGTCGCCGACCGGGCAGCGGGCCGCGTCGAGCGCCGCGCGGGCCACGTCCGGTGAGGTGGCGCGGGTGCAGTGCGGCTTGCCGACGTCGATCTTCTCGCCGTCCTTCGACGTGATCTGCTGCACCGGGGTCGGCGCGCAGTACATGCCGTCGCCGGCGAGGGTCGCGTACGCGTTCGCCATCTCCAGCGGGGTCGACGACGAGACGCCGAGGGTGAAGGCGCCCCACTGGTGTGCCGAGGCCTTGTTCGACGCGAAGTCGGCGTCGCTCTTGGCCCGGAACTGCACGCCGAAGCGCTGGGCCACGTCGACCACCTTCTCGGCGCCGACCCGTTCCTGCAGCGGCACGAAGAAGGTGTTGATCGATCTACTGAAGCCCGTCCACATGTTGGTGACGCCGCCGGCCTTGCCGCCCGCGTTGCTCGGGCAGTAGTAGATGCCGTTGCAGGTGGAGGGGCCGGGTGCGATGCGGTACTTCGAGACGTACTTGGCGGGCGCGTTGATGGAGTAGGCGAGCGGGTAGCCGTTCTCGAGCGCCGCGACCATGGTGAACATCTTGAACACCGAGCCGGCCTGGTAGCCGGTGATGTCGCCGCCGCCGCTGAGCAGCGGGTTGGTCGTGTTCGGGTACGTGCCGCGGATCTTCTTCTTCGCCTTGCGCGGGTCCGAGGAGATCTTGTTCTGCGGGTTTTGGGGGTCGTCCAGCTTGAACTTGCGGTTGGCCGCCAGCATGCGGACCCGGCCGGTGCCCGGCTGGATGCCGGCGAGCAGCAGGGCGTTCTTGTTCTTCTCCGAGATGTGCTCGCCGATGTTCTTGCGGGCCGCCTGCTGCGCCTTGATGTCCATCGACGTCTGCACGCGGTAGCCGCCGCTCTTCAGGCGCCGCTCACGGTCGTACGTGGTCGCGCCGAAGGCCTGCTGGCTGAGCCACCAGCGGTAGAAGTAGTCGCAGAAGAAGCCCCAGTTGTTCTTGGCAACCGAGACGCAGCCGTTGCCGGGGCGGTCGACCTCGCGGCTGATCTTCGTCGCGGTCGCCTTGCGCGCGTCGTCGGCGCTGATGAGGCCGATCTCCATCATGTCGTTGATGACGTAGTTGCGGCGGTCGAGCGCCTGCGGGTAGCCGCTGGCGGTCGTGGGGTTGAACGCGGTGGGCGCCTTGACCATGCTGGCCAGCAGCGCGCCCTCGGCGATCGTCAGATCCTTGGGCTTCTTGCTGAAGTACACCTGGCTGGCGGCGTACACGCCGTACGCGCCGTTTCCGAAGGGCGCGGCGTTCAGGTAGCCCTCAAGGATCTTCTCCTTGCTGAGCTCCTTCTCGATCTGCATCGCGTACTTCATCTCGGTGATCTTGCGCTTGGGCGTGTCCTTGGTGGCGTCGACGACCTCCTGCGGGCTGGTCGCCGAGTAGGCCAGGGTCATACGCACCAGCTGCATGGTCAGCGTCGAGGCGCCCTGCTGGGACTTGCCGCTCTTGTTGCTGACGATCGCGCGGGCGACACCCTTCAGGTCGACGCCGTTGTGCTGGTAGAACTCGTGATCCTCGGCCGCGATGATCGCGTTCTGCATGTTCTTCGAGATGTCCTTCAGCGGGACGTCGCTGCGGAACTCGTCGTAGAAGACCGATATCTGCGTCTTGTTGTCCGACGCGAAGATCCGCGTGATCTGCGGGGCGGTCGCCTGCCGGAGCTCGCTGGGCAGGCTGGCGAACGTCTCGCCGCCGGCCTTGGCCGCGAGGCCGGACATGGCGACTGCGGGGAAGGCGGCGGCGGCGACGACAACGCCCGCGAGCAGGCCACAGATCAGCAGCGAGGTCGCATTGGCGAAGATGTTGTGATCGCGTCTGCGCATCCAGGAGGTCACCCGAGCAGGGTACGCGAATAACGCACGTGATCGAGCGTCGAGAAGGTCACGTTTGCCCAGAATGATTGTGCCTCCTCCCGAGCCTGAGTGTGGCGTTTCCGGGGAACTTCCCCGAACTTTCTCACTGTCCGGTAGGAGAGGGATGCCGGGAAAGACCGGGGTATACGTTTTTGAGGGACAACGTTGCGTAATTGCCTGACTACAGAGCATGATGATCCGGCGAGGTATCGCACGGCGTCTGCGCGACTTGGGGGACACGGGCCGTCAGATGCCAGGGGGAAGCAAGGGGGGACGTGGACAGATGGGAATGATCAGCGACTGGCCCAGCATGGCGGCGTGTCAGAGTGGCGACCCTGACGCACTCTTCGTGCAGGGCGCCGAGCAGAACGTGGCGAAGAGGATCTGCCGCAGCTGCCCGGTCCGCTACGAGTGCCTTGCCGACGCGCTGGACAACCGGATCGAGTTCGGCGTCTGGGGAGGCATGACCGAGCGGGAGCGCCGCGCGCTGCTACGCCGGCACCCGCACGTGGCGAGCTGGCGGAAGATGTTCGAAGCCGCGCTCCGCGAGAAGGGCGCCGACAAGGTACTCGTCTCCACCCGCTGATCCATTTCAGGCGAGGGCAGCACCGATTGTCCGCAGCCCGTCGACGTCGTGCACATCGGCGGGCTGCGCCATGACGGCCACCGTCGGCACCTGGGGAAAGGCGTCGGTGAACTGGGCGGCGACCCTGAGTTCCCGTTCGACAAGGCGCAGCAGGGCCGCGTGGATCCGCAGCGCGTCCGCGGTCGTCGGCTGGTCACCGGCCGCGTCCAGCGTGAGCGCGGCGGCCTCGGCCGCCTCCAGCGTGAGGGTCTTCAGCGTGGTGGCGTGGGTGCGGTTGAGCACCAGGCCCGCGAGCGGCATGCGCTGCTCGACCAGCCGCTCCGCGAAATGGGCCGCCTCACCGATCGCGTCCCGCTCCGGGGCCGCGACCAGCAGGAACGCCGTCTGCGGGTCCTGGAGGATCCGGTACGTCTCGTCGGCGCGCTGCCGGAAGCCGCCGAACATGGAGTCCAGGGCCGCCACGAAGCCGGACAGGTCGGTCAGCAGCTGGGCGCCCAGTATCTTCTGCACGGCCCGGGAGAAGATCCCGAACGAGGCCGTGACCAGGCTGAACATGCTGCGCCCGCCGCGTGCGGGCGCCATCAGCATGCGCAGCATCCGGCCGTCCAGGAAACGCGACAGCCGGGCCGGCGCGTCGAGGAAGTCCAGCGCCGAGCGCGACGGCGGGGTGTCGACGACGATCAGGTCCCAGTCGTCGCCGGCGCGCAGCTGCCCCAGCTTCTCCATCGCCATGTACTCCTGCGTGCCGGAGAACGTCGAGCTCATGGCCTGGTAGAACGGGTTCGCGAAGATCTCCGCGGCGCGCTGCGGCGAGGTGTGCGCCTGCACGACGTCGTCGAACGTGCGCTTCATGTCGAGCATCATCGCGTGCAGCTCGCCGCCGGTCGCCTCGGTGTCGATGCCCTTGACCTGCCGCGGCGTGTTGTCCAGCTCGGTCAGGCCCATCGACTGGGCCAGCCGGCGGGCGGGGTCGATGGTCAGCACCACGGTGCGGCGGCCGTGCTGCTCGGCGGCGCGCAGGCCGAGCGCGGCGGCAGTGGTCGTCTTGCCGACGCCGCCGGCGCCGCAGCAGACCACGATCCTGATGGCCGGGTCGGCCAGCAGGGCGTCGACGTCCAGGCGGGGGGCG belongs to Amorphoplanes digitatis and includes:
- a CDS encoding WhiB family transcriptional regulator, translated to MGMISDWPSMAACQSGDPDALFVQGAEQNVAKRICRSCPVRYECLADALDNRIEFGVWGGMTERERRALLRRHPHVASWRKMFEAALREKGADKVLVSTR
- a CDS encoding metallophosphoesterase, with the translated sequence MRKRSLIALAAGITAVGGATFAYASLVERNMFTLRRFDVPVLEPDAEPLRILHISDLHMMPEQRRKQDWVAALGGTDPDLVVVTGDNMAAPDAIPGVLRALDPFLGLPGAFVFGSNDYRGPIWKNPLQYLLPEREYQQGEDLPAEDLRAAFVDAGWADLNNARTTIKAGGRSIELAGVDDPHIDRDDYPSVAGPVTADADLHIGVTHTPASRVLDPMAADGFNLLLAGHTHGGQVCVPGYGALTTNCDLPHAMAKGLHRWPGSEAWLHVSAGLGTHPTAPIRFACRPEATVLTLTPR
- a CDS encoding GatB/YqeY domain-containing protein, yielding MGTLKDRLKDDLHTAMKGRDELTTSTLRMALTAVSNAETAGDAAKVLSDDEVLAVLAKEAKKRREAANAFAGAGRTDQAAKENAEGEILDRYLPVQLTDEEIDGLVADALGAGGFTGKAQMGPAMKAAQAAVAGRAEGGRVAAAVRRRLG
- a CDS encoding penicillin-binding protein — protein: MRRRDHNIFANATSLLICGLLAGVVVAAAAFPAVAMSGLAAKAGGETFASLPSELRQATAPQITRIFASDNKTQISVFYDEFRSDVPLKDISKNMQNAIIAAEDHEFYQHNGVDLKGVARAIVSNKSGKSQQGASTLTMQLVRMTLAYSATSPQEVVDATKDTPKRKITEMKYAMQIEKELSKEKILEGYLNAAPFGNGAYGVYAASQVYFSKKPKDLTIAEGALLASMVKAPTAFNPTTASGYPQALDRRNYVINDMMEIGLISADDARKATATKISREVDRPGNGCVSVAKNNWGFFCDYFYRWWLSQQAFGATTYDRERRLKSGGYRVQTSMDIKAQQAARKNIGEHISEKNKNALLLAGIQPGTGRVRMLAANRKFKLDDPQNPQNKISSDPRKAKKKIRGTYPNTTNPLLSGGGDITGYQAGSVFKMFTMVAALENGYPLAYSINAPAKYVSKYRIAPGPSTCNGIYYCPSNAGGKAGGVTNMWTGFSRSINTFFVPLQERVGAEKVVDVAQRFGVQFRAKSDADFASNKASAHQWGAFTLGVSSSTPLEMANAYATLAGDGMYCAPTPVQQITSKDGEKIDVGKPHCTRATSPDVARAALDAARCPVGDSPQLGSCGGSRTAAQAYYTIRHPIYGKSGTTDHDKTAALIIGSSSLAIAGYLVNPDYQDHKDRMLHAIVNPAVWDTMDDFLKGKTKVEFKKPGSRKISEGDQRSIPDVECATVAGALARIEGAGFTASVDNTEVESNCPKGTVAGTNPSGRTIKGGYVSIEISKGTGKEPGAPDDPKKPKPPGRR
- a CDS encoding ArsA family ATPase — protein: MPADRTAPRLDVDALLADPAIRIVVCCGAGGVGKTTTAAALGLRAAEQHGRRTVVLTIDPARRLAQSMGLTELDNTPRQVKGIDTEATGGELHAMMLDMKRTFDDVVQAHTSPQRAAEIFANPFYQAMSSTFSGTQEYMAMEKLGQLRAGDDWDLIVVDTPPSRSALDFLDAPARLSRFLDGRMLRMLMAPARGGRSMFSLVTASFGIFSRAVQKILGAQLLTDLSGFVAALDSMFGGFRQRADETYRILQDPQTAFLLVAAPERDAIGEAAHFAERLVEQRMPLAGLVLNRTHATTLKTLTLEAAEAAALTLDAAGDQPTTADALRIHAALLRLVERELRVAAQFTDAFPQVPTVAVMAQPADVHDVDGLRTIGAALA